Proteins from a genomic interval of Acanthopagrus latus isolate v.2019 chromosome 7, fAcaLat1.1, whole genome shotgun sequence:
- the ampd2b gene encoding AMP deaminase 2 isoform X2, giving the protein MDGKYKEIAEELFSRTLAESEMRSAPYEFPEDSPIEQLEERRQRLERQISQDVKYEPDILLRAKQEFMKTDSATDLEYMKEQSQAPDLQEREPIPEREYQRVSISGEEKCGVPFTDLLDAAKCVVKALFIRQKYMGLSLQSFCRTTARYLQELSERPLDLDIYEEEIPETTATAYATVHPPVSKTHPYENLDPASMPPDMGYGCKMVDGVMHVYTTRKTMEKGTELDLPYPDLQEYIADMNVMMALIINGPVKSFCYRRLQYLSSKFQMHILLNEMKELAAQKKVPHRDFYNIRKVDTHIHASSCMNQKHLLRFIKRAMKKYPKEIVHVERGKGQTLMEVFETMNLTAFDLSVDTLDMHADRNTFHRFDKFNAKYNPIGESILREIFIKTDNYIEGKYFGHIIKEVMADLEESKYQNVELRLSIYGRSRDEWDKLAKWAVKHGVYSNNVRWLVQVPRLFDVYHTKKQLCNFEEMLANIFMPLFEVTVDPSSHPELHLFLQHVVGFDSVDDESKPEQHIFNLDSPLPVNWTEEDNPPYSYYLYYMYANMTVLNHLRRQRGFHTLVLRPHCGEAGPIHHLVSGFMLSENISHGLLLRKAPVLQYLYYLAQIGIAMSPLSNNSLFLSYHRNPLPEYLSRGLMVSLSTDDPLQFHFTKEPLMEEYSIAAQVWKLSSCDMCELARNSVVMSGFSHKVKSSWLGSKYIKEGQEGNDIRRTNVPDIRVAYRYETMCEELNLITQAIRTDELETIEEEGSLCMGAVQGEK; this is encoded by the exons ATGGACGGGAAGTACAAGGAGATTGCTGAG GAGCTGTTCTCCCGCACTCTGGCGGAGAGTGAGATGCGCAGCGCCCCCTATGAATTTCCAGAGGACAGTCCCATcgaacagctggaggagagacgTCAGCGCCTCGAGCGACAGATCAGCCAGGATGTCAA gTACGAACCCGACATCCTATTGCGCGCCAAACAGGAGTTCATGAAGACTGACAGTGCAACAGATCTCGA ATACATGAAGGAGCAGAGCCAAGCTCCCgacctgcaggagagagagccGATTCCAGAGAGAGAGTACCAGAGAGTCAGTATTTCTGGAGAGGAGAAATGTGGG GTTCCCTTCACAGATCTGTTGGATGCTGCCAAGTGTGTGGTGAAAGCTCTGTTCATCAGACAGAAGTACATGGGCCTGTCGCTGCAGAGCTTCTGCAGGACCACCGCTCGGTACCTGCAGGAGCTGAGTGAGAGACCTCTGGACCTCGATATCTATGAGGAGGAGATCCCAGAGACCACAGCCACAGCTT atGCCACAGTGCACCCACCTGTTTCAAAAACACACCCGTATGAGAACCTGGACCCTGCCAGCATGCCCCCCGACATGGGTTATGGCTGCAAGATGGTGGATGGTGTCATGCATGTGTACACGACGAGGAAAACTATGGAAAA AGGCACAGAGCTGGATCTGCCATACCCAGACCTGCAGGAGTACATCGCTGACATGAACGTCATGATGGCCCTCATAATCAACGGTCCAGT AAAGTCCTTCTGCTACCGTCGTCTGCAGTATCTTAGCTCCAAGTTTCAGATGCACATCCTGCTGAATGAGATGAAAGAGCTGGCAGCGCAGAAAAAAGTCCCACATCGAGACTTTTACAATATCCGTAAG gTCGACACGCACATTCATGCTTCGTCCTGCATGAACCAGAAGCACCTCCTGCGTTTCATCAAAAGGGCCATGAAGAAATATCCTAAAGAGATTGTGCATGTGGAAAGAGGCAAAGGTCAGACACTGATGGAGGTGTTTGAGACCATGAATCTGACGGCCTTTGACCTGAGTGTGGACACCCTGGACATGCACGCA GACCGCAACACTTTTCATCGCTTTGACAAGTTCAACGCCAAATACAATCCCATCGGCGAGTCCATCCTGAGAGAGATCTTCATCAAAACAGACAACTACATCGAGGGAAAATACTTTGGTCACATTATTAAG GAGGTGATGGCCGACCTGGAGGAGAGCAAGTACCAGAACGTGGAGCTCAGGCTGTCGATCTACGGCCGCTCGAGAGACGAGTGGGACAAACTGGCCAAGTGGGCCGTCAAACATGGCGTCTACTCGAATAATGTGCGCTGGCTCGTGCAAGTGCCTCGACTATT tgacGTCTACCACACGAAGAAGCAGCTGTGTAACTTTGAAGAAATGTTGGCGAACATCTTCATGCCTCTATTCGAGGTTACAGTCGACCCCAGCAGCCACCCAGAGCTGCACCTCTTCCTTCAGCAC gtGGTGGGTTTTGACAGTGTGGATGACGAGTCAAAACCAGAGCAACATATCTTCAACCTGGACAGTCCGCTGCCAGTCAACTGGACGGAGGAGGACAACCCGCCCTATTCCTACTACCTCTACTACATGTATGCAAACATGACGGTGCTGAATCACCTGCGCAG gcAGCGGGGGTTTCACACGCTTGTCCTTCGTCCTCATTGTGGAGAGGCCGGGCCGATCCATCACCTGGTGTCTGGTTTCATGCTGTCAGAGAACATCTCCCACGGGCTGCTGCTCAGGAAG GCTCCGGTGCTGCAGTATCTGTACTACTTGGCCCAGATAGGCATCGCCATGTCTCCTCTCAGCAATAACAGCCTGTTCCTCAGCTACCATCGCAACCCTCTGCCAGAGTACCTGTCCAGGGGCCTCATGGTCTCTCTGTCCACGGACGACCCTCTGCAGTTTCACTTCACCAAG GAGCCGTTGATGGAGGAGTATAGCATTGCTGCTCAGGTGTGGAAGTTGAGCTCCTGTGACATGTGTGAGCTGGCCAGAAACAGTGTGGTTATGAGCGGGTTCTCGCATAAG GTGAAGAGCTCCTGGCTCGGCTCGAAGTACATCAAGGAGGGGCAGGAGGGGAACGACATCAGGCGCACCAACGTTCCTGACATCCGCGTGGCGTACCGGTATGAGACCATGTGTGAGGAGCTGAATTTAATCACACAGGCCATTCGCACAGATGAGCTGGAGACCATCGAGGAGGAGGGCAGTCTGTGTATGGGAGCTGTGCAGGgagagaagtga
- the ampd2b gene encoding AMP deaminase 2 isoform X1 codes for MSSNLPAGTAAAAKSKPLSPFRKRGSLQYTASTVDLRGPRHLLTSQHSLPGIPVALKQSIDLRTSMDGKYKEIAEELFSRTLAESEMRSAPYEFPEDSPIEQLEERRQRLERQISQDVKYEPDILLRAKQEFMKTDSATDLEYMKEQSQAPDLQEREPIPEREYQRVSISGEEKCGVPFTDLLDAAKCVVKALFIRQKYMGLSLQSFCRTTARYLQELSERPLDLDIYEEEIPETTATAYATVHPPVSKTHPYENLDPASMPPDMGYGCKMVDGVMHVYTTRKTMEKGTELDLPYPDLQEYIADMNVMMALIINGPVKSFCYRRLQYLSSKFQMHILLNEMKELAAQKKVPHRDFYNIRKVDTHIHASSCMNQKHLLRFIKRAMKKYPKEIVHVERGKGQTLMEVFETMNLTAFDLSVDTLDMHADRNTFHRFDKFNAKYNPIGESILREIFIKTDNYIEGKYFGHIIKEVMADLEESKYQNVELRLSIYGRSRDEWDKLAKWAVKHGVYSNNVRWLVQVPRLFDVYHTKKQLCNFEEMLANIFMPLFEVTVDPSSHPELHLFLQHVVGFDSVDDESKPEQHIFNLDSPLPVNWTEEDNPPYSYYLYYMYANMTVLNHLRRQRGFHTLVLRPHCGEAGPIHHLVSGFMLSENISHGLLLRKAPVLQYLYYLAQIGIAMSPLSNNSLFLSYHRNPLPEYLSRGLMVSLSTDDPLQFHFTKEPLMEEYSIAAQVWKLSSCDMCELARNSVVMSGFSHKVKSSWLGSKYIKEGQEGNDIRRTNVPDIRVAYRYETMCEELNLITQAIRTDELETIEEEGSLCMGAVQGEK; via the exons ATGTCCTCCAACCTGCCCGCCGGGACCGCAGCCGCGGCCAAAAGCAAGCCGCTGTCCCCGTTCAGGAAGCGTGGCAGCCTGCAGTACACAGCCAGCACAG TTGATCTCCGTGGTCCTCGCCACCTCCTCACTTCCCAGCATTCCTTGCCTGGCATCCCAGTGGCACTGAAACAGTCCATTGACCTGCGAACATCCATGGACGGGAAGTACAAGGAGATTGCTGAG GAGCTGTTCTCCCGCACTCTGGCGGAGAGTGAGATGCGCAGCGCCCCCTATGAATTTCCAGAGGACAGTCCCATcgaacagctggaggagagacgTCAGCGCCTCGAGCGACAGATCAGCCAGGATGTCAA gTACGAACCCGACATCCTATTGCGCGCCAAACAGGAGTTCATGAAGACTGACAGTGCAACAGATCTCGA ATACATGAAGGAGCAGAGCCAAGCTCCCgacctgcaggagagagagccGATTCCAGAGAGAGAGTACCAGAGAGTCAGTATTTCTGGAGAGGAGAAATGTGGG GTTCCCTTCACAGATCTGTTGGATGCTGCCAAGTGTGTGGTGAAAGCTCTGTTCATCAGACAGAAGTACATGGGCCTGTCGCTGCAGAGCTTCTGCAGGACCACCGCTCGGTACCTGCAGGAGCTGAGTGAGAGACCTCTGGACCTCGATATCTATGAGGAGGAGATCCCAGAGACCACAGCCACAGCTT atGCCACAGTGCACCCACCTGTTTCAAAAACACACCCGTATGAGAACCTGGACCCTGCCAGCATGCCCCCCGACATGGGTTATGGCTGCAAGATGGTGGATGGTGTCATGCATGTGTACACGACGAGGAAAACTATGGAAAA AGGCACAGAGCTGGATCTGCCATACCCAGACCTGCAGGAGTACATCGCTGACATGAACGTCATGATGGCCCTCATAATCAACGGTCCAGT AAAGTCCTTCTGCTACCGTCGTCTGCAGTATCTTAGCTCCAAGTTTCAGATGCACATCCTGCTGAATGAGATGAAAGAGCTGGCAGCGCAGAAAAAAGTCCCACATCGAGACTTTTACAATATCCGTAAG gTCGACACGCACATTCATGCTTCGTCCTGCATGAACCAGAAGCACCTCCTGCGTTTCATCAAAAGGGCCATGAAGAAATATCCTAAAGAGATTGTGCATGTGGAAAGAGGCAAAGGTCAGACACTGATGGAGGTGTTTGAGACCATGAATCTGACGGCCTTTGACCTGAGTGTGGACACCCTGGACATGCACGCA GACCGCAACACTTTTCATCGCTTTGACAAGTTCAACGCCAAATACAATCCCATCGGCGAGTCCATCCTGAGAGAGATCTTCATCAAAACAGACAACTACATCGAGGGAAAATACTTTGGTCACATTATTAAG GAGGTGATGGCCGACCTGGAGGAGAGCAAGTACCAGAACGTGGAGCTCAGGCTGTCGATCTACGGCCGCTCGAGAGACGAGTGGGACAAACTGGCCAAGTGGGCCGTCAAACATGGCGTCTACTCGAATAATGTGCGCTGGCTCGTGCAAGTGCCTCGACTATT tgacGTCTACCACACGAAGAAGCAGCTGTGTAACTTTGAAGAAATGTTGGCGAACATCTTCATGCCTCTATTCGAGGTTACAGTCGACCCCAGCAGCCACCCAGAGCTGCACCTCTTCCTTCAGCAC gtGGTGGGTTTTGACAGTGTGGATGACGAGTCAAAACCAGAGCAACATATCTTCAACCTGGACAGTCCGCTGCCAGTCAACTGGACGGAGGAGGACAACCCGCCCTATTCCTACTACCTCTACTACATGTATGCAAACATGACGGTGCTGAATCACCTGCGCAG gcAGCGGGGGTTTCACACGCTTGTCCTTCGTCCTCATTGTGGAGAGGCCGGGCCGATCCATCACCTGGTGTCTGGTTTCATGCTGTCAGAGAACATCTCCCACGGGCTGCTGCTCAGGAAG GCTCCGGTGCTGCAGTATCTGTACTACTTGGCCCAGATAGGCATCGCCATGTCTCCTCTCAGCAATAACAGCCTGTTCCTCAGCTACCATCGCAACCCTCTGCCAGAGTACCTGTCCAGGGGCCTCATGGTCTCTCTGTCCACGGACGACCCTCTGCAGTTTCACTTCACCAAG GAGCCGTTGATGGAGGAGTATAGCATTGCTGCTCAGGTGTGGAAGTTGAGCTCCTGTGACATGTGTGAGCTGGCCAGAAACAGTGTGGTTATGAGCGGGTTCTCGCATAAG GTGAAGAGCTCCTGGCTCGGCTCGAAGTACATCAAGGAGGGGCAGGAGGGGAACGACATCAGGCGCACCAACGTTCCTGACATCCGCGTGGCGTACCGGTATGAGACCATGTGTGAGGAGCTGAATTTAATCACACAGGCCATTCGCACAGATGAGCTGGAGACCATCGAGGAGGAGGGCAGTCTGTGTATGGGAGCTGTGCAGGgagagaagtga